Part of the Cohnella candidum genome, GAGCACGATGCCGCCGGGAGCCGGTTGCGAAGGTGCCGCCGCTGGAGCCGGAGCCGGTGCGGGAGCGGATTCCGCAGCTGCCGGCTGTTGGGCCGGCTGGCCTTTCGTATCCGCGCCGCCGACCGCGGAGTTGCCGGACGCGCCGCCCACCGCTTGGGCGTGGTCGCCCGCCGCCGGAGCTTGCTCCGGCACGTCGCCTTCCGCCTCGATGACGGCGACGACTTCGCCGACGTGCATGACTTGCCCGTCCTTGGCGAACACTTCGAGCACTTTGCCGTTCACCGGGCAAGGCACTTCCACGATCGCCTTGTCGTTCTGTACTTCCATAATGATGTCTTCGTCCGTTACCGTTTGGCCCGGAGCGATGTGCATTTTGACGATTTCGCCTTCATGCAGCCCTTCGCCGAGCTCGGGAAACCGATATTCGAATCTGGCCACCTGGCACCCTCCTATTTACACCCCAAAAATCGACGTGAAGCGTTGAAGCCTTTTCGCAGCTTATTGGGGACCCCGAATTGTCCTGCTTCGATTAGAACTGCAGCACTTGATTGACGGTTTTCACGATGCGAGCCGCGTTCGGCAACCAAGCATCTTCGATTTGCGCGAACGGATACACCGTATCCGGAGGCGCGCAGCGGAGCACGGGAGCTTCCAGGTGCAGAATCGCCTTCTCGTTGATCTGGGCGATGATTTCGGCGGCGGCGCCGGCCGATTTCTGCGCTTCCTGCACGACGATCGCGCGGTTGGTCTTCTGGATGGAAGCGACGATCGTGTCGATATCCAGCGGCACAAGCGTGCGCAGGTCAATGACCTCCGCCTGCACGCCGTTCTTCTCCAGCTCTTCCGCCGCTTTCAGGGCGGTGTGGACCATCAGGCCGTAAGCGATAATCGTGACGTCCTTGCCTTCGCGGACGACTTTCGCCTTGCCGATCGGCACCGTGTAGTCGCCTTCCGGCACTTCGTCGCGGAATGCATGGTACAAGTTCAAGTGTTCCATGAAGAAAACGGGATCGTTGTCTCGAATGGCCGAAATGAGCAGGCCTTTGGCATCATACGGGTTGGAAGGGATAACGACCTTGATGCCGGGCGTTTGGATGGCCAAACCTTCCAAGGCGTCCGTGTGAAGCTCCGCCGCTTTGACGCCGCCGCCGAACGGCGTGCGGAACACGATCGGAGAGTGATAGCGGCCGCCGGAACGGTAACGCATCCGGGCTGCCTGAACGAACATTTGGTCCAACGCTTCGAAAATGAAGCCGACGAATTGGATTTCCGCCACGGGGCGGAATCCTTGGGTGCCCAGGCCGACGGCGAGGCCGCCGATGGCGGATTCGGCCAGCGGCGTGTCGAACACGCGCGTATCGCCGAATTCGCCTTGCAATCCTTCCGTCGCGCGGAACACGCCGCCTACCTTGCCGACGTCTTCCCCGAACACGAGCACGTTGGGGTCGCGTTTGAGCTCAACCCTCATCGCGTCGCGGATCGCTTCTTTCATATTCATTTGCGCCATGCTGTTTTACTCCCCCGTCTATGGATCCGATAGCGAATCTCGGTTATTGGAAATCGGCTTTTTGCTCTTCCAGGTGAGGCGGCGTTTGCTCGAACATCGAGTCGATCAGTCCGGACACCGTCATTTTCTCGGTTTGCTCCGCTTTTTTGATATGCTCGTTGACCGCGTTTTTCGCTTCTTCCTTCACGCGAGCCGTATCTTCGTCGGACCAGAGTCCTTTTTTGGCCAGGAATTTGCCGAACCGGACGAGCGGATCCCTCTCGCTCCACTCCGCTTCTTCTTCCTTGGTGCGGTATTTGGTCGTGTCGTCCGCCATCGAGTGCGGCTTGAACCGGTAGGTCAGGCCCTCGATCAGCGTCGCGCCGCCGCCGTTGCGACCGATTTCGGCCGCTTCTCGTACGGCCGCGATAACCGCCAGCACGTCCATGCCGTCGATTTGCACGCCGCGGATGCCCGCCGCCAGCGCCTTATGGGCGATGGATTGCGCGGCCGTCTGCTTGGCGAAAGGCGTCGTAATCGCGTAACCGTTGTTTTGGACGAAATAAATGGTCGGCAGCTTGAACGCGCCGGCGAAGTTCAGGCCTTCGTAGAAATCGCCTTCGGAAGAACCGCCGTCACCGGTATACGTGATGGCGACGCGTTTCTC contains:
- a CDS encoding alpha-ketoacid dehydrogenase subunit beta, with translation MAQMNMKEAIRDAMRVELKRDPNVLVFGEDVGKVGGVFRATEGLQGEFGDTRVFDTPLAESAIGGLAVGLGTQGFRPVAEIQFVGFIFEALDQMFVQAARMRYRSGGRYHSPIVFRTPFGGGVKAAELHTDALEGLAIQTPGIKVVIPSNPYDAKGLLISAIRDNDPVFFMEHLNLYHAFRDEVPEGDYTVPIGKAKVVREGKDVTIIAYGLMVHTALKAAEELEKNGVQAEVIDLRTLVPLDIDTIVASIQKTNRAIVVQEAQKSAGAAAEIIAQINEKAILHLEAPVLRCAPPDTVYPFAQIEDAWLPNAARIVKTVNQVLQF
- the pdhA gene encoding pyruvate dehydrogenase (acetyl-transferring) E1 component subunit alpha, producing the protein MSKVSLETPEAKTGGLPHEVRANDVAPLQVLSPEGEVVNPDYMPELSDDQLKEIMYRMVFTRTWDERAINLGRQGRLGFYAPVSGQEATMVGSEYALNKDDFICPGYRDMPQIVWHGLPLYQAFLYSRGHQHGGQIPEGVNVLMPQIIIGAQILHATGIAMGFKLKNEKRVAITYTGDGGSSEGDFYEGLNFAGAFKLPTIYFVQNNGYAITTPFAKQTAAQSIAHKALAAGIRGVQIDGMDVLAVIAAVREAAEIGRNGGGATLIEGLTYRFKPHSMADDTTKYRTKEEEAEWSERDPLVRFGKFLAKKGLWSDEDTARVKEEAKNAVNEHIKKAEQTEKMTVSGLIDSMFEQTPPHLEEQKADFQ